The following proteins are encoded in a genomic region of Paenibacillus sp. FSL R7-0273:
- a CDS encoding cation-translocating P-type ATPase, giving the protein MEYYRKSVSDSLQEQQSSAKGLTSAEVQKRLEKDGYNEIKGRDRDPLWKLFLENFKDPMVVVLLIAAAIQIFMGHVMESLIIFLVLILNAVISVIQTRKAESSLAALQQMSAPEAKVLRDGAPRTVPARELVRGDIVILEAGDFVPADGRIIESGSLKINEGMLTGESEAVEKHINTIDQEAPLGDRRNMAFSGSLVVYGRGVFLVTGTALTTEIGKIAELLESAEAKQTPLQRKLESFSKQLGIAILILSVIIFGIQAGRVWLSDTNVDTTEAIFNALMFAVAVAVAAIPEALSSIVTIVLSVGTNKMAKQNAIIRKLPAVEALGSAGVICTDKTGTLTQNKMTVVDYYLPEGKKDQFKLEHHEWSPEARRLLHIAVLCNDSNINEEGKELGDPTEVALIAFSNSLDKNYQEIRDNFPREAELPFDSERKLMSTLHTFGGQKKMITKGGPDVLFSVCSHVLIDEVEVPFTEELRERFFKVNEDFSSRALRVLAYAYKTVPNSTTQITLEDENNLVLVGLTAMIDPPREAVYSAIAESKNAGIRTIMITGDHKTTAQAIGRDIGLMSDTDIAITGQELDALSDAELDSKLEQIGVYARVSPENKIRIVRAWQRKGKITAMTGDGVNDAPALKQADIGVAMGSGTDVAKDAAAMILTDDNFVSIVNAVSVGRTVFDNIKKAIAYLFSGNLGAIIAILFALIFDWINPFTAIQLLFINLANDSLPAIALGMEKAEPNVMSRKPRELNEGIFSGGLMQAIITRGVLIGAAVIVSLYLGLQHSDDMGVAMAFTTLILSRTLQTFAARSNTQTSVEAGFFSNKYVIGAVLVCFAFYGIAVLPGIRQIFSIPDTFGMSHWLTATGLALGAVILMELTKLVRRAFSPKKAEGARA; this is encoded by the coding sequence CTGGAAAACTTTAAAGACCCGATGGTGGTCGTGCTGCTGATTGCAGCAGCCATACAAATTTTCATGGGACATGTTATGGAATCGCTCATTATCTTCCTGGTGCTGATCCTAAACGCCGTAATCAGTGTGATTCAAACCCGTAAAGCGGAAAGCTCACTGGCTGCCCTGCAGCAGATGTCTGCCCCGGAGGCCAAGGTGCTGCGCGACGGAGCCCCCCGGACGGTTCCGGCCCGCGAGCTGGTACGCGGTGATATCGTTATTCTCGAGGCCGGGGATTTTGTCCCTGCCGACGGCCGGATCATCGAATCCGGAAGCCTTAAGATCAATGAGGGTATGCTGACCGGGGAATCCGAAGCTGTCGAAAAGCATATCAACACCATTGACCAGGAAGCCCCGCTCGGTGACCGCCGCAATATGGCGTTCAGCGGTTCCCTGGTGGTGTACGGACGCGGTGTTTTTCTTGTAACAGGTACTGCCCTGACTACTGAAATCGGTAAAATCGCCGAGCTGCTCGAAAGCGCCGAAGCCAAGCAGACGCCGCTGCAGCGCAAGCTCGAATCCTTCAGTAAGCAGCTCGGTATTGCTATTCTGATACTGTCGGTTATTATCTTCGGTATCCAGGCGGGCCGTGTATGGCTGTCGGATACAAACGTGGATACTACTGAAGCCATCTTTAACGCTCTTATGTTTGCTGTCGCTGTAGCGGTAGCGGCAATTCCCGAAGCGCTCTCCTCTATTGTGACCATTGTCTTATCTGTAGGAACGAACAAAATGGCCAAGCAGAACGCGATTATCCGCAAGCTGCCGGCTGTTGAGGCGCTCGGCTCGGCCGGTGTCATCTGTACAGACAAAACCGGTACCCTCACCCAGAATAAAATGACGGTTGTCGATTATTATCTGCCGGAGGGAAAGAAAGACCAGTTCAAGCTTGAACATCATGAATGGTCTCCTGAGGCCCGTAGGCTGCTGCATATTGCCGTACTCTGTAATGATTCCAATATCAATGAAGAAGGCAAGGAGCTGGGCGACCCGACCGAGGTTGCGCTTATCGCCTTCAGTAACAGCCTGGATAAGAATTATCAGGAAATCCGCGATAACTTCCCGCGGGAAGCCGAGCTGCCGTTTGACTCCGAACGTAAGCTGATGAGTACCCTGCATACGTTTGGCGGACAAAAGAAAATGATTACCAAAGGCGGACCGGATGTGCTCTTCAGCGTATGTTCGCATGTGCTGATCGATGAAGTTGAAGTGCCGTTTACAGAGGAGCTGCGTGAACGGTTCTTTAAAGTCAATGAGGATTTCTCCAGCAGGGCGCTGCGCGTTCTGGCGTATGCCTATAAAACGGTACCGAACTCCACTACGCAAATTACGCTTGAGGATGAAAATAATCTGGTGCTCGTAGGCTTAACCGCGATGATTGACCCTCCGCGTGAAGCTGTATACAGCGCCATCGCTGAATCCAAAAATGCCGGCATCCGTACGATCATGATTACTGGTGACCATAAAACCACCGCCCAGGCCATCGGGCGCGATATCGGCCTGATGAGTGATACAGATATTGCCATCACCGGCCAGGAGCTGGATGCCTTATCCGATGCCGAGCTCGACAGCAAGCTGGAGCAGATCGGCGTATATGCCCGGGTCTCCCCGGAGAACAAGATCCGGATTGTCCGCGCATGGCAGCGTAAAGGTAAAATCACAGCCATGACCGGTGACGGTGTAAACGATGCACCGGCCCTGAAGCAGGCTGATATCGGCGTGGCAATGGGCAGCGGTACCGATGTTGCCAAGGATGCGGCCGCGATGATTTTGACCGACGATAACTTCGTCTCGATTGTTAACGCAGTCTCCGTAGGACGGACAGTGTTCGATAATATTAAAAAAGCGATCGCCTATCTCTTCTCGGGCAACCTTGGTGCCATTATCGCCATTCTGTTCGCCCTGATCTTCGACTGGATCAACCCGTTCACGGCGATTCAGCTGCTGTTCATCAACCTGGCCAATGACTCCCTCCCTGCGATTGCACTGGGTATGGAAAAAGCAGAGCCTAATGTGATGAGCAGAAAGCCGAGAGAGCTTAATGAGGGCATCTTCTCAGGCGGACTGATGCAGGCAATTATTACCCGCGGCGTGCTCATCGGAGCAGCGGTTATTGTCTCCCTGTATTTGGGTCTTCAGCATTCCGACGACATGGGTGTAGCGATGGCATTCACCACGCTGATCCTGTCCCGTACGCTTCAGACCTTTGCCGCCCGCTCCAATACTCAGACTTCGGTTGAAGCCGGCTTTTTCAGCAACAAATATGTTATCGGTGCCGTTCTTGTCTGCTTTGCCTTCTATGGTATTGCAGTACTGCCGGGCATCAGACAAATCTTCTCTATCCCGGATACGTTCGGAATGTCCCACTGGCTGACAGCAACAGGTCTGGCCCTGGGTGCCGTTATCCTGATGGAGCTGACCAAGCTGGTCCGCAGAGCGTTCAGCCCCAAAAAGGCGGAAGGCGCCCGCGCATAA